In one Rhopalosiphum padi isolate XX-2018 chromosome 3, ASM2088224v1, whole genome shotgun sequence genomic region, the following are encoded:
- the LOC132927465 gene encoding THAP domain-containing protein 1-like — protein MVQKCYSCGSAKTDNVKLHGFPKDINLREKWVAQIKKDVPVIITQYTRLCSKHFTNDDYYQSSFGNDILKPDAVPSRFFCSRKSLLPEFEVRESMSTGKPILTVNDNLENLMLEEEIVVNEDENNSTVSMNNDTEEIILQANENIDITKVHLSEKKRKLLRYAGDFSEEDLETPRKRKMFWKTYQQMIKTKNDKIKLLQQKNRSLKSQINNLNSLIDDLQSQNKLNANGSYMLKFKNKLIMYSLV, from the exons ATGgttcaaaaatgttatagttGTGGTTCTGCTAAGACAGACAATGTCAAACTTCAcgg aTTTCCTAAAGATATAAATCTGAGGGAAAAATGGGTTgcacaaataaaaaaagatgtTCCTGTTATCATAACTCAGTATACTAGGCTCTGTAGCAAACATTTTACAAATGATGATTACTATCAATCATCATTTGGAAATGATATATTGAAGCCAGATGCGGTACCATCTAGGTTCTTCTGTTCAAGAAAATCGTTACTCcctg AATTTGAAGTTCGCGAATCAATGTCCACAGGTAAACCTATTCTTACAGTAAATGACAATCTTGAGAATCTTATGTTAGAAGAAGAAATAGTAGTAAATg aaGATGAAAACAATTCTACAGtttcaatgaataatgatacaGAAGAGATTATTCTGCaagcaaatgaaaatattgatattacaaaag TCCATCTTTCAGAAAAGAAACGTAAACTATTGAGATATGCTGGAGACTTTTCTGAGGAAGATCTAGAGACACCTAGAAAACGGAAAATGTTTTGGAAAACATATCAACAAATGATTAAgactaaaaatgataaaattaaattgttacagCAAAAAAATCGTAGTCttaaatcacaaataaataaCCTTAATAGTTTAATTGATGATTTACAGTCGCAAAACAAGTTAAATGCTAATGGTTCATACATGTTAAAG tttaagaataaattaataatgtacagtCTTGTATaa